Genomic segment of Terriglobales bacterium:
CTCCGCCGTGTCCACATGATCCAGGGCATCCTTCGAGCGCCGAAGCTGTAAGGCTGAGAACGCCATGCCGAGCTGTGCGACGCCATTTTTGGGCTCCATCTTGAGGGCGGTTTGGAAGTCCTTCACGGCTTGGTTCGCGTTCTGAAGATCGTTCAGGACGTACCCGCGGTTCACGTACCCGTTCACCATCTTGGGATCCTTCTCGATGGCTCGCGTGTAATCGGCAACAGCCTGGGTCAGCAACTGCGACTGTTTATGAACGTGTCCGGCAAGTAGCGGAAAGTTCGCTTCCTTGGGCAGAATGCTCTCGAAGCGGCTCACCACCTCAAGCGTGTCATCGTATCGGCCCAGGTTATACAGGTCATATCCGAGATAGACCGCGGCGTTGCGGTCATCAGTAAGCGTCTGAAGCACCTGCCGGGCGAGAGTGGCCGATTCGCGGTACTTGCCGATGTGGAAAAGGTAGCGTGCCGTTTCGCGCTTTACGCGAGGGTCATCGTTCATCGACCCTTTGGCACGCTCAACCCAATGTCCGGCCAACGGGACTTGATGGTTTTCAAGTGCAGCGTTGGCGGCATTGGCTACCACCGCCGGGTTCTGCGGCGCGATCTTGTAGGCGCGTTCGTAGCTGTCGTTCGCTTCTTTAAACCGTCCCGCCCCGGCGTAAAGATCGCCCATGGCGAGGTACGCTACGTAATCGTCCGGATAGGCTTTCGCCAGCTTCATGAAATATTCGGCAGCCGTCTTTACGTCGCCGTCTTCCCGATACAGGTAGCCGAGCGATTCAAGGGCAAACCGATTGTTCGGTTCTCTTTTGAGGACCGTCATGTATAACTTGCGTGCTTCGTCCTTCTTCTTCAGCTTCCACAGGAGGTTGCCGTACTGGAGGGTAATGTTGATGTTCTCCGGATCGATCTGAAGAGCTTGTTTCAAGTCCGTTTCCGCTCCGGCGTAGTCTTCGCCGGCAGTTCGAATCGCTGCACGAACACGCAGGAACTCTGCTTTCGCGGGACCTTCCACCTGGAGCTTGCTCATCTCGGTTTCGGCGATCTGCATCTGCTGACGCGCGCCTTCCTTGTTTCCAGCTTCGCGATAGAGATCAGCAAGGTTCAGCCGCAACTGAATCGGATAAAGCATTCCTTCCGGAGTTCCGCCGGCGGGAATCGCCGCCAACGCCTTTTCGTACTCGGCGATCGCATCCTGCTGCCGGTTTTCGGCTCGGGCGAGGACCGCTTTAATAGCGTGCAGGCGGTAGTGGCCGGCATCGAGCTTTTCGGAACGGGCGATATATTGCCGGGCTTTGCCGAGATCTCCTGCTCGCAACTGTGCCTGTGCCGCGCTCAGTTGCAGCGTGATCTGTTGCGGTTGCAGATCCGCGGCCTTCGAATAGGTGTCGGCCGATTCTTTCTTGTCTCCGTTTAACTCGTAGCTGTATGCGAGGTCGGCTAGTACGTCGGGCGTCTTCTTGGGCGCGCTCTTCAGTGTAAGAACTGCATTGCGGTAGTCATGAACTTCACGGTAGTAGTTTGCAACCGCCCGGAAGATATCCACATTGTTCGGCGAACGCCGCTTCGCTTTGTCGAGAAGGGCCTTAGCCTGTTCAGGCTGCTTCAGTTTCATGTAGGCGATGGCCATCAGCAGCTCGGCGTGTGACGAGGGCTTCATGTTTTCGGCACGTTGCAGGAGGTCGAGTCCGCGCTGGGTGTCGCCTGTCTGGATGAATAGCTCGCCTGCGATCAGCAAGTCGGTGTCGCGCTTCGGGTTTGCTGCGATTACCTGAAGAAGCAACCGCTTGGCTTCATCGGTACGGCCCATGCGCATGTACGTCTGCGCCAGACCGGAAAGGCCTTCCACTGAGCCTGGCTGAAGTTGCAGGCCTTTTTGAAACGCACTGAGCGACGTCGGGTATCGGCCCGCCAGGCGCGAAGTGTAACCGAGCAGGAACCAGAGCTTCGCATCCTGGGGGGCAGCCTTCACGGCGCGTTCGGCATAGTTCGCGGCGCCGGAGGTATCTCCGTTCTTTAGCGCGGTTTCTGCTGCACGTGCCATTCGACCAACTTCGATACTGCTGCCCCAGCCAATTCCGCCGGATGAGTTGCTGCTGGCAGCCGCACCCTTGCGGCTGTTCTGAGCCGGCTGGGCCTGTTGCTGCCCGCCGATCTCAAACGTCTGCGCATTCGCGGTTACGAACGCGAGCGCCAGGAGGGAACAGTTAGTAACGTTTATAAGAAAACTTTTCACGGGACCACCAGGAGTAAGCAGACGTGGCACTTCTCACCATCGCAAGCCGGATTCCATCTCAAGGGGTTACGGCTTACGCCTGAAAACTGCCGAAGTTGGATTGCGCTTGATTCCATCTCTGAATGTAGTGAGCTCGAAAGTACCCAGTATGTGTCTTTGTGTACTCACTTGTTCCGCATTGCGCCATTACGTAACGGGACGTCTGCGTCGTTCGTAATTGCTCCGCTGCTTGTTTGTGACTCCAGAGCGGCTTTTGGTTGCAAGCAACAGCTCACATAAGTTTCGTTTCTTCTCAAGTCAACCCGAGAAGCACGTCAGGAATCAAAACTGCTCCGGAAGGGAAAAGCATGGAGGAATTCAGTGAACTCGGTTTCACCATCTCCCAGCGCATCGCGCGCTGTGTCCGTTACAGTCATTCTTCTCCTCGCCCTGGCGGTGCATGGTCCGCTCCTGCTGATGCAGCTGCCGGCGAATTCATACGACGCCTATACGCATATGTTCATGGCGTCGCACTATGCCGGACATTGGTTCAATCCGTGGAATGAGAAGTGGTTTGCAGGTTTCTCACAGACGACCTACCCGCCCCTCGCCCATCAGTTGATCGCGCTGTTCTCGTACTTGTTCGGACTGACGATGTCCTACATGTTCGTGCAGTTGGTCGCCATTCTTCTGATTGCGGTGGGCATCTTGCGTTATGCGCGGCTCTGGGTCGATGAACAAAGCGCGAGTTATGCCGCCTTGGGAGCCGTCTTCCTGGGATCGCTCGGCATGCTCACTTACCAGTCCGGGCAGATCAATACGATCCTGGGCTCGGCGTTAACGCTGAACGCGATCCCATACTTCTATCGCTGGCTGCGCTCGAACACTCTCAGCAACCTGGTGAAGGGCGTTCTGCTGACGATGAGCGCTGCGGCTGTACACCACATCACGCTCATCAGCATTGTGCTGTTTGCCGCGCCTGTGGTTTGGCTTGCTTTGGTGGATCGCAACCAGGAAGGTGCCGAGGCTTCTGCGCCCGGCGTTATTTCCCGCGCGCTGGCGTTCGGCGCTCTTGTGGGCATCGGAATTGCCCTTGTGCTGCTGCCGTTCTGGATTTCGTTCTTCAAGAATCCGGTCACGCAGCTTCCGATTCCACATCCGAGCCGCGACAACTATCTGCTCAATTTGAAAACAGGTCTCAACTACTGGCTGATTCCGTATGGAGCGCTCGCGCTGGTGGTGCCGTACATGTTCCTGCGTGGTGCGACGAGCCGTCGTCTTCGTCCACTGTTCGTTGGATGGTGGGTCACGTTCCTGATCGGCCTCGGTGGAACCACACCTTTCGCGAAGTTGCTGTTCAATCGTTTCTTCTACGTCTTCACTTACGAGCGCTTCACGTTCGTATCCACGTTGATGGTGCTTCCATTAGCGGGTCTGCTGGCAGCTCATCTGATCAACCGTTATGGACGGAAGGCCTTGGTCGGAGTCTTCGCCGCCATGGTGGCGACGTTCGCGACATCCGTTGCCTGGATGCAGTTCAACCCCATCGGGGACACGAGCTTCAAGGTAGACCAGGTCATCGCGTTCATGAATCGCGATGACCATTCGAAGTTCCGCTACCTGACGCTTGGGTTTGGCTCATTGTTCTCGAAGGTCTCGATCGAGGTGAATGCCAGTACCGTCGACGGCGACTACAACTCCGCCCGTTTGTTGCCCGAAATGACGCAGTACGGCGCAGGAAAACTGGACAACGCAAAGTACTACGGCCTGGGTGGCATGGAGTCGCTCCGTGCCATGCTCAAGCACGCCAACCAGTACGGCCTGAAGTACATTTTCGTGCGCGACCGTTTCTATGAGCCGCTGCTCGCGTTCGCCGGATGGCGTACGGCCGAGCAGTACGATAACGGCAACGTTACGCTCTGGGTGAAGGATGATGTTCCTCCCGCCCAGAAAATGGACTTTGGCGCTCCGCCTCCGCCATGGCAAGGCTTGATCTGGGGCCTGTTGCCGATCTCGGTGGCGCTGCTTTCCTTGCTCAGCGTTGTGCTGTTGCACGAGCGTCGCAGACTCGCTGAAACCTACGAATTCCCAGCCACTGACGAAGCGGTGGCGTTGCGGGAGGCGAAGTAATGGGCCGCGTATTTCTCATCGTAATGGTTGCAGTAACAGTCCTTCTCTTTGCGGTCGGCACGCTGACGGCCGGCAAGGCCGAAGTTGATACGAGCACTCCGGACGGAGCCGTAAGAACCTTCTACGACTACGTGAAGGCAAAGGACTGGAAGGCTGCTTACAACCTGGTGAACAACCAGAACAAGGTTGATCTCACCAGCCTTGTCAAGGAACTGAATGGCAACAATGGCGACCTCCGCAGTTTCTCCACCCTGTCGAAGGCGACGCCGAAGGTGCTGAAAGAGAATGACACGCAGGCGCTAGTCCGCACCGACCTGCAATGGTCCACCGCGGTTGGCGCGATGTACGAGAGCAAGGATCTGAACCTCGTCAAATCAGGCGGCGGTTGGAAACTCGACTGGCCGGTCACGGTGCAGGCCAAGGTTCCGCCGCAGGTCATTCCCGTGAACTTCCTCCGCTGGGATATCGTCACGCGAGGTGCCGACGACGACTGGGGTGCGCAGAACGTGGAAGCCCCGCGCGTGCGCATCGTGTCGATGAACGCCGTCGAGCGCGACAACGCGACGATCATCCTGGGCGAGATCGTGAATGAAGACACTGTTCCGGGATTCGTTGCCGTCAACGCAACGCTGGTCGGCAAGAACGGCCAGACACTCGGAGAAGAGAGCAGCTTCGACAAGATTTCCCACGTGCTGCTGCCGAAGGAAGTCTCGCCGTTCCGCGTCGATTTTCCCGGCATCAAGCTGGCCGATGTGAAGAACGTGCGGATGCAGCCAAACGCACTGCTTGTGCCCGCTTCCGCCGATCCGACCATTGGTGTGCTGAACCAGAAGTTGGATACGGACTCGAACGGCCGCAAGGTTCTGCGCGGGGAACTCATTAACGAGAGCGGACAAACGGTCAATATCCCGCACGTTCTCGCAACCTTCTACGACAACCAGGGACGAGTGATCTGGGTGTCAGACGGTTACGTTGACCGTGCGCTGCTGCCGCAATCGCCCGAGCCGTTCACGCTGGGTATGCGCGACGACATCGCCGACAAGGTTCAGACCTATCGGGTGACAGTTAACAGCTACAGCATCAATAAGACTCAGCTGTAACAGGGATTCGGGATCCATGTATCGCGTCTTGCAAATCTCGTTGTTAATCGCTGTCTGCTGGTTCGCTGCGTACGTGGCGCAAGCAGCTGAGGTCCAGGTTCCCCAGAAAGCTGTCGCGGGAACTGAGATCAGCCTCTCGTCCAGCGGCAGCGGAACCCTTTACCTGTTCGGTCCGGGAACGGCCATGAAGAAGGACGTGAAGTCCGGTGAGGAAGTGCGCGTTGCGGTCAAGAACGCTGGTCGCTACACGGCGATCCTAAATGGTTCCGCGAGCACGTTCGAAGTCACACCTGGAAAGATTGGAGATCTCGCGTTTCTGGCGCGGCCATCTCGCGTTCCTGCTGACAGGCAAGGTGTGATCGCCGGAACGGTGTTCCTCTTCGACCAGAACAAGAACATGGTGCTAACTCCGACACAGGTGAAGTTCGACCTGTCTGTTGAGGGAGGCGCTGCGCAATCGCATTCCGTTCAGGCGAAGGACGGAATTGCCTACATCAAGATGGATTCGGGACGGAAAGCAGGCGCTGCGCAATTCGTAGCGAGCGCCGGCGAGAAGTCGGTTCGTCGCGTCGTTCAGCAGACCGCGTCTGATCCTTGCAACCTGCGCATGCGGGTGCAGAAGTCCAAGGATGGCGTTGTGGTCGAAACGGATCCAGTCCGCGACTGCGCGGGCAATCCAGTTCCGGACGGAACGATCGTTACGTTTACCGCAATCGGTAAGAACGGACGCAGCACCATCGATTCGAGGGTCAAGAAGGGAATTGCGCGGGCGCAATTCCCGGCCTTGGAAAGTGCCACTCTCAGCGTTGCTTCCGGCGTTGTGATGGGGAATGAAATGCGCTGGGGAGGTGGAATGTGAAGCGCTGGGTTTCTTATGTATTTATCGCCGGTCTGATTCTCGCGTGTTCAGTTTGGATTGTGGCGGTGCAAGCGGCGTCGAACATTCCGCAGGTGAACCTCGATGTTTCGTCCGCAGGTCCGCGCGAGATCGAGGACACGACCGAAAAGGCCGTAGCTCGCGACTATGCGAAAGCCTGGAGTTCGATGGCCACTGCGCTGGCAGAGAATCGAACCGATGTTCTGGATGCGGATTTTGTCGGCGTTGCGCTGGACGAGATCCGCGAGCGCGTGAACCAGCAACAGCAGTCGGGACTGCGAACGCGTTACGTGGATCGCGGTCACAAACTGCAAGCCGTGTTTTATTCGCCGGAAGGTTCGGCGATCCAGTTGCGCGATGTGGCTGACTTTGAAGTCCAGTATCTCGATGGCGACAAGATGGTGAACTCGGAGCAGCGCACGCAGACTTACACGGTTGTGATGACGGCCGGCGAAAACCGCTGGAAAGTCCGTGTGTTGCAGGAAGTGATCGGACAGTAAGTTGTTTCTGTTGTGGGTGAAAGCGCACGGTTTTGGCCGTGCGCTTTTTGTTTTAGCGAACGGCGGTGGCCAGGACGAATTTTGCGCCGAAGCGGACTTCGCCGTTCGAAGACAAGCGGTGCATTTTTTCGAGAACGACGCGGGTCACGTCGGCGCGGCGGTCTTCCGGGACGGACTGGAACAGCGGCGCGAACGGGACGGTGACGGCCTGGAAGTATTCCCAGACTTCCTCGGGGGTGCCGGGCCAGGTCCAGTCGACGTTGCGGACTTCGGCGGAGGCGTCGGAGAAGCCGGCTTCGATACAGGCGCGGGTAAGGGTGGTGGGGCTGGCGAACTTGCACATGTTGGCGCCGGACTTCGGCAGTTCGAGCGAGGGGAACATCTCGAGGATGGTGCCGATGGTGGTCTGGAAGTAGGGCTGGTCGATGGTGCCCCAGGCGACGGCGGTGAACCGGCCAGCGGGCTTAAGGACGCGGCGGATCTCGGAGAGGGCGCGGTTCAGGTCGGCGAAGAACATGAGGCCGAGGCGGCTGGTGACGCGGTCGAAGTGCTGGTCTTCGAAGGGGAGTTTGTGGACGTCGGCGGACTGGAAGCGAATGTTGGTGAGACCGCGCTGGCGGGCGCGGTCTTCGGCGATCTTGAGCGGCTCGGCGGAGACGTCGGTGGCCACGACCTCACCGGTGCCGTTGAGCAGGGTGGCGAGGGAGATGGCGGGTTCCCCGGTGCCGGAGGCGACATCGAGCAGGCGCATACCGGGCTGGGCATCGCTTTCGCGGACGATGAGCTCGGTGAGCGGCGTGCCCATGGAGGCGGAGTGTTTACGCCAACGCTCGGAGGCGTTGGCACGGGCGAAGGAGTTCCAGGCGGTATCGGTCATTGGAGTTCCCATTCCATTCTAAAGAACCTTTCGAGGGGGTACCCCCCTCCCCCCGGTTTTGGCTTCCTATAAGAAAACAAAGCAGTTACGCGAGCGTCGGATTCTCTGTATATGAAAACAAAGGGCTTATAAATCCTTTAAAATCAACACTATACGGCTTGTATATGAAAACAAAAGAGTTAAACGACAAGTCATTAGTCATTAGTTATTAGTACTTGGTCGTAGGCAGAAGGTCTCCTCCTGAAGAGTCAGCGATGACTATAGAGATTCTTGCCCTTCCGCTTCACTTCGTTCGAGCGTCAGGGTCAGAATGACAAGAACCAAAACCATCTACATTTTCAGAATAGCAATTTGGGTGGGGGCAACATGCCACAGTTTGGAAATTTATTTTGTGAGTGTTTTCAGGAGTTTGCGGGGAAAAGGGTGCGGTGACCCCCTTGACATCGTTTGGAGCGGTTTGTGCCGAAATGGGAACAAAAAGATGACCACAGAGGCGCAGAGACACAGAGAGTTGGAATGGGAAAGAACTCGGCGTGAGGGCCGGCGGTAGTCCCGGTCATTGGTGTCACCGGTTAGGCGTTGAAGAACCCTCCGGGATCGGAGTGCGGTGGTCTCCCATCCTTCGGCTTCGCTCAGGGCAGGCACTTAACGTCCCTCAATACGAGACGTGAAGGTGGGGCACGGAAGCCGTGTAACTGGTCTGTTACGTGGGCCACCAGCCCCATCAACGACTGTTTGTAGGTGAACGGGAACCACGGGCCACCTCCTCCCGGGTTATTGATCGAGAGTATCCTTGCGCAATCGGCCGACTACATGACCGCCTGGGGCGCAAGCTCCCCACTTCACTATCACTTGGGCACCGTCCGGAATCTTCCAAAATGTGTCAATCGGAACTGACGTCGAAGCAGTCTTTGCGGAAAACCCGTGTTGATCAAGACCGCTCGCAGCCCGAAATACTCGTCGCCCGATCTGCATATAGAGCGACGCGTTACGGAACGGGTCGGCCATATCTGTAGCAACTGTTATACCTACAAATTGCTGACCCTTCTTTGTGAATGTTCGCAGTTCGATTCTCTCTGATGGCGGTTCGGCGCGCAGCTCTGGAGGAACCGATAGCCTTTCCGGCAGCACTGTCTCCGAGGCCGTTCCCGTCTCCACTGACTCCGAGGTCGTTGGACAACTGCGATCTGATACAGAGAGCAGAGCCCCGTCCGGCAATTTTATCGTTGAGCCAAGAAACTGAGCGACTAAGTGCTTGTCGTCAAACGTGAACGTCGGTAGAGCGACATCATCCATCCAAATGGTATAAGCGCCCAGAAAAGGACCGCCAGTTATTATCAGATGATAGACATTCTTTATCAGGGCCCCTCTTGCCAACTGCAGCGGCCGTTCCAGCTTAACTCGCTCCAATCGATATGTCGTGAGACCAAACTTGCCAACTGGCCGCTCGTTGTTGCCATGAGAAATGACCTCACTCGGTAAACGGAGGTAGCCCCCAGGATCGACCTCGTGGGGACGCATAGGGCCGTTGGGTTGCTGAGCGACGACGGAGGATAGGAACGCCAAGCAGAAGCTGACAAACAGGACTTTTCTACAGAGCTTCATTCGCGTGAGAGTCCTTTCTCGTATTGTTAACGTTCGAAACTACGTTCCGACCTTACCGTAATTTTCCTCTCACGCTCGCGTTATGTCCATTTCGATTCGATCTCGACCGGCCCGATTTCCCGAAACGGGCAATGTCTACAACTGCTTCAGAAATGTCGCGTTCGACGAATAGGGTGGAGCACCCGCGCGGCGTTTACGGTCGGGTTGTGGAGTAACGGTCTCCGAAGGGGATTACAGCACAACAAGATCGGCCAAATACGAAAGGTGTGGTTAACCGTGCGGTGCTGCGCACCGCCACGGGACAACGACCTGTGTGTTCGAGAACCCAACGCTTACGCGTTGGGCTCCCGGTTGTGTCGCCTCGCAGGCGGGTTAACGCGAGCCACAATCGGGCACACAGAGTGTCGCAACACCGGCAGTTTCTCACCCCACCCTATTCGCTTCACGAATAGGATGGGGCACCCGCGTCAGATTCTGGCCCCACCCTTACGCCGCTTCGCGGCTAAAGGATGGGGCACCCACTGGCGATACTAGTTGTCGCCCTCCTTCGTCCCTTAGTCCAAATTGGCCACCGGACAGGTAGTGTTTCCAACTATCTGAAGCGAATAGGCGGTGGCGTTGGAGTTCCACGTGTATGGCCTGACTTTCAGATACACGGTTCTGCTGTCATCCGAAAGCCACTCATCGTTTTTCCTGACGCAGACGCTGTCGGTTGCATTTCCGGCCAGGATGGACCTCCCGATCTCCGCACCGCTACTGTTGTATACGTACAAGTCGTAATCAGATGACGGGGGCATGTTGAACAGGCTCGTGTCAGCTGAAAGGTAAATCGAGTAGAGGATACTGTTGTCGTCTTCCGACAGGGTGAACCGATACCAGTCAACATCCGTATTGAGGTGCAGATTCGCTGCCACAGTAAGGATGTCCATTCCCGTGTCTCCGGAAACAGTTCCGAGATTGTAGGCGGTACCGAAAACATCATTGGGCTCATACGCGTCGGCAGTCAGATGGGGAGGCAAGACACAGGTCAACGTCGCCGCGCCCGAACCTGAATAGGTTACCGAAACGGTTCCGGCGTAGCCGTTTCGGGTGCAGGAAAGTCCCGAGATTGAATCAAACGAGCTCAACACTCCAGCAGGACCTTGTGGACCAACCGGGCCTATGGGTCCGATAGGCCCGATAGGCCCGATAGGACCTTGCGGCCCAATCGGGCCTTCTGGACCAGTGAGGCTATTGTTCAACACAACTGTAAGCACCGCAGGGTGGCTTGTACCGGTGTTCTCCTTGCTGTCGAACGCTACGGCTACCGCGGGCGTGGTTGCATTGGCGGCGATGATGAATCCGTTGTTCTCCGTACCATTCAACCAATCGCGAACGGCTCCCGTTACATCCACCGATACAAACGTGTTGGAAGCCGAGATGGCCTGTGCAGAAGCTACAACACCGCCTACTCCTACGGTGCCCTCTTTGGCCGTCAGTTCTGTCCAGGCAGAGCTTGCGTACTGCACGTCGATGCTGCCCGGGGTGTAAACGCGGCTGGCATAAAGGGTCAGCGTGGCAGACGCGACATCGGATCCGATGGGAGTGCCTGGAAGCGTGGAAAGGTCAAACTTCACATACGCGCGGTTGTTGGGGCCGTTGTAGATGGTCGCGGTGGCATTCGGTCCTGTGACCAGCATGACCACTGCGGTCCCGTAATTGTTGCCGGCGAACGCGGGAGTTGTGTAGGCGTCGTCCGTCAGACGCAGGGTTTGGGCATTCGAGGTAAGTGCAAGGGCCAACAAAATGATGGGAATCAAGCGAACAGAGCGAAGCATGGGTAACCTCCACGGAAATTTAGGGCCGTGGGTCCGGAGCCGAAGAGGCCGGGGCTACCTTGTCGCGTCGCAACTTAAGGCATACGGCGCCATTTGCGAAGGAAAAGCGCGGCAGCAGAAGCAAGCAAAACTGCGCTGGAAGGCTCGGGCACTGGTATTTGTAATACGGAAACATCCACAGCATAAGCGGGTGTGGCGTCCGCACTGGAATCGAAGTTCCAGAATTGACCCGATGTACCGAAGCTGTTTGGCAAAGACAGAGGCGCTTGGTTTCCCTGAGCGAAGATAGCCAGCGTGTACGTCCCGGCGGAAAGAAAAACGTTGCCGGCTAAGTCACCACAGTATGCTCCCGTGTCATTTCCAGGAGGGCATCCCAAATCCAGCCCATTGCTAAGCCACAGAAGCAGACTTTCGTCTGGAGACGGGCTATACAAAGCCAACTCCATAGCGAAGCCGCCGGATGGTATCGCTGTGCCTGCAGCATTCATCCCTCCGCCATAGCTCCAGGTCTGAAGGAACACGGACGAAGGATCGCTCAGAGTGAATGTTGCCAGTGCGACATCGTTGGCGTCAGCGAGAGTACCGGTGAATGACATCGAGGTTAAATCAGCGGAAGCTAACGTGGGCGCACAAATCATCAGACCAAGGATTAAGTACGCCCGAAGCGCAGTCGTACACGTGCTCATCATAAGACTGCTCCTGATGTGGTTGAGAGAAGTTGCAGTTCGAGTTTATTGGCGGAGGAACGTTGGTGTTCAACGATTACAGCAAGGCCCGACAGTGATCCCATGGAGACTGTCTCCTTGCAAATATTCTGATGGGGGAAATTCAGACGCGCGAATTATAGCTCTGGCGTGAACTGGCAACTGCAATTGATGAAATAAATTTAGGCTTCAGGTCCATTTTGGAACTGACGTGATTAACGACCCGGACTTCATGCGCGGGTCGTGCTCGCTCTCCGCAGCCCCGATTGAGAAAACATTCTTTTCGAACGAATAGGCAATGCTGCGCGGTGAGATCCTGTGGTGAACCGGCCCTTTCCAAAAGCAGGAAAGGACCGGTCGCCTGACTACGGTTTAGTGGCTGATTTTAGGCAGCGTGCTCCCATTCTTTCTGGTGGCGCGCTTTCCTTATGATGGCGTTGACGATAAACGGAACGGTCGAGCTCGCTCCCACAGCGAGCAGAGCGATTCCGGCACCTTTGCGCTGGTCTCGACCGAGGCGCCCGGAGAGCAAAAGCCCAATGCCGATTCCGAGAGCGACGCGTGTTCCTGCGAAGATGGCAAATTCAAGTGGCGAGAACTGTCGTTCGTGCATGTGTGGATGCTCCTCCGTAATGTGATGAAGGCCTCACAAGGAGGAGATGGCTACTGCAGTTCGAACCAAACGGGTCGAGCAGGGTAGTTACTCGCCTTACCAAACGAGGCTATCTGCCCATTCTTCAGTGCAGTTGTTAACGAGAAGGTTGAGTGGGCCACTCGCCGATTGGGCGAACCGGCGGTGACGTCCTGTACTTGTGAATCCAGCGTGCGATGGAGTAGGCTGCGCGCATATTTCATTGAAACAACGGACCAGGTCATGAAGAAAATTGTCGTCGTACTGTTATTGGTCTTTTGTAGTTACGCTGCCCTCGCCGCCACGCCAAGCAAATCCGCTCCGAAAAAAGCGAAGATTGAAACGTTAATGTACCTGGTGAATCGGGCGGATTCGATTCAGAGCTTTCGCGAACATGCGAAACAGGTGTCGATCATTGCACCGCAGTGCTTCTCGATGGATGCGGAAGGATTTGTCGGCGGAGAAGTTCCGCCCGAGGTGCTGGAGATCGCGCGAACAAACGGTGTCGCGCTGATGCCGCTGGTGACGAACAAAGGATTTAACCAGCCCTTGATGCACACGATGCTCGATAACGCCGACTCGCGGGCACGTGCGATCAAGTATCTGATCTACCTGTCGCTGCGCGATGGCTACATCGGAATTCAATTCGATTACGAGAACATCCTTTATACGTATCGTGACAAGTTCACGGTGTTCGTGCGCGAAGCGGCGAAGGAGTTTCACAAGCACGGATTGAAGCTGAGCCTGGCGGTGGTGGGCAAATATTCGGACGACCGCAACTCGGAGTCGCCGGGAGGCTACGACAACTGGAGCGGCGTGTACGACTACACAGACTTGGGGAAGGTGGCGGACTTTCTGAGCATCATGGCGTATCCGCAGCACGCGGGGTTCTCCGATCCCGGCCCACTGGCGGGAGTGCCGTGGGTGAAGCAGGTGGCGGAGTTTTCGCTCTCGAAAGTGCCGGCGCGGAAGTTGTCGCTGGGCGTGCCGACGTATGGGATCCGCTGGACGGCTGTGAGTGCGGACCAGAACGTAAAGCCGGCTGACTTCGTGCAGG
This window contains:
- a CDS encoding glycosyl hydrolase family 18 protein, encoding MKKIVVVLLLVFCSYAALAATPSKSAPKKAKIETLMYLVNRADSIQSFREHAKQVSIIAPQCFSMDAEGFVGGEVPPEVLEIARTNGVALMPLVTNKGFNQPLMHTMLDNADSRARAIKYLIYLSLRDGYIGIQFDYENILYTYRDKFTVFVREAAKEFHKHGLKLSLAVVGKYSDDRNSESPGGYDNWSGVYDYTDLGKVADFLSIMAYPQHAGFSDPGPLAGVPWVKQVAEFSLSKVPARKLSLGVPTYGIRWTAVSADQNVKPADFVQDNAGAQKKKWTVKSMWFTGLKDVVAQSTPIWDETEQANRYELTTADGANSVIWYEDARSLQPKLTLAVESGMPGISAWVIGMEDPDFWTMLDREFRVTHPKSPAVKGTQEERAKRAARLLEGK